A part of Neovison vison isolate M4711 chromosome 8, ASM_NN_V1, whole genome shotgun sequence genomic DNA contains:
- the INSM1 gene encoding insulinoma-associated protein 1, giving the protein MPRGFLVKRSKKSTPVSYRVRGGEDGDRALLLSPGCGGARASPPAPNAGPGPLLPPAERAHAALAAALACAPGPPPPPPGPRAAHFGNPEAAHPAPLYSPTRPVSREHEKHKYFERSFNLGSPVSAESFPTPAALLGGGAGAGAGANGTGGGGTCGGDPLLFAPAELKMGTAFSAGAEAARGPGPGPPLPPAASLRPPGKRPAPPTATAAEPPAKVAKAPGAKKPKAIRKLHFEDEVTTSPVLGLKIKEGPVEAPRGRAGGAARPLGEFICQLCKEEYADPFALAQHKCSRIVRVEYRCPECAKVFSCPANLASHRRWHKPRPAPAAARASEPEAAARAEAREATGGGSDRDTPSPGGVSESGSEDGLYECHHCAKKFRRQAYLRKHLLAHHQALQAKSAPPAPPAEDLLALYPGPDEKAPQEAAGDGEAAGVLGLSASAECHLCPVCGETFPSKGAQERHLRLLHAAQVFPCKYCPATFYSSPGLTRHINKCHPSENRQVILLQVPVRPAC; this is encoded by the coding sequence ATGCCCCGCGGCTTCCTGGTGAAGCGCAGCAAGAAGTCCACGCCCGTGTCCTACCGGGTCCGCGGCGGCGAGGACGGCGACCGCGCGCTGCTGCTCTCGCCTGGCTGCGGGGGCGCCCGCGCCTCGCCCCCAGCGCCGAACGCTGGGCCGGGACCGCTGCTGCCGCCCGCCGAGCGCGCCCATGCGGCGCTCGCTGCCGCGCTCGCCTGCGCGCCAggcccgccgccgcccccgccgggCCCGCGGGCCGCGCACTTCGGCAACCCCGAGGCCGCGCACCCAGCGCCGCTCTACAGCCCCACGCGGCCGGTGAGCCGCGAGCACGAGAAGCACAAGTACTTCGAGCGCAGCTTCAACCTCGGGTCACCGGTCTCCGCAGAGTCCTTCCCCACGCCCGCCGCTCTGCTCGGAGGCGGCGCCGGCGCCGGCGCCGGCGCGAACGGCACGGGCGGCGGCGGCACCTGCGGTGGCGACCCGCTGCTCTTTGCGCCCGCCGAGCTCAAGATGGGCACGGCGTTCTCCGCGGGCGCCGAGGCGGCCCGCGGCCCAGGTCCTGGTCCCCCGTTGCCCCCCGCAGCCTCCCTGCGGCCCCCGGGGAAGCGGCCCGCGCCTCCCACCGCCACCGCCGCCGAGCCTCCCGCCAAGGTAGCCAAGGCCCCGGGCGCCAAGAAGCCCAAAGCCATCCGCAAGCTGCACTTCGAGGACGAGGTGACCACGTCGCCTGTGCTGGGGCTCAAGATCAAGGAGGGCCCAGTGGAGGCGccgcggggccgggcggggggcgCGGCGCGGCCGCTGGGCGAGTTCATCTGTCAGCTCTGCAAGGAGGAGTACGCCGACCCGTTCGCGCTGGCGCAGCACAAGTGCTCGCGCATTGTGCGCGTGGAGTACCGCTGCCCCGAGTGCGCCAAGGTCTTCAGCTGCCCCGCCAACCTGGCCTCGCACCGCCGCTGGCACAAACCGCGGCCTGCGCCCGCTGCCGCCCGCGCGTCCGAGCCTGAAGCCGCGGCCAGGGCTGAGGCGCGGGAGGCGACAGGCGGCGGCAGCGACCGCGACACGCCGAGCCCCGGCGGCGTGTCCGAGTCGGGCTCCGAGGACGGGCTCTACGAGTGCCACCACTGCGCTAAGAAGTTCCGCCGCCAGGCCTATCTGCGCAAGCACCTGCTGGCACACCACCAGGCGCTGCAGGCCAAGAGCGCGCCGCCTGCGCCTCCGGCTGAGGACCTACTGGCCTTGTACCCTGGGCCTGACGAAAAGGCTCCCCAGGAGGCGGCCGGCGACGGCGAGGCGGCCGGCGTGCTGGGCTTGAGCGCGTCGGCCGAGTGCCACCTGTGCCCGGTGTGCGGGGAGACGTTCCCCAGCAAGGGAGCCCAGGAGCGCCACCTGCGCCTGCTGCACGCCGCCCAGGTGTTCCCTTGCAAGTACTGCCCGGCCACCTTCTACAGCTCGCCCGGTCTCACGCGGCACATCAACAAGTGCCACCCGTCCGAGAACAGACAGGTGATCCTCCTGCAGGTCCCCGTGCGTCCGGCCTGCTAG